A stretch of the Desulfobacterales bacterium genome encodes the following:
- a CDS encoding sigma 54-interacting transcriptional regulator, whose translation MDDIFLHYRQLGDLLDTFSMGVMVVGPDRKIISLNHSAEIITGYNESDLRGQYCSQVLLDPLCGGECYYLDAVESGRQTGSVDFEVSDSQTGKHNITRIITPIFGPDQTPLGCIEVFQDHTVFKDLLERVRHDDRRLKIILDNLDIGVLTVDRGGHITFFNNRAETISGFNRGNVLGKSCSTIFGKTASHEMVLFEETIADGQARSTAEGEIKTRDGQAIPIRANFMALKNEDGRIVGGLATISDLSLKYQFNSEIRGRYTFYDMVGKDPAMQQIFEIVPVVAASDATVLIEGPTGTGKDVLARVIHNASKRSKKPLVKVNCAALPDNLLESEMFGYVKGAFTGADKDKPGRFQEADRGTIFLDEIGDLPLSLQAKLLRVLEDKEFYPLGSRKTTRVDVRIISATNQNLEQLVREKRFREDLFYRLNVMRLDLPALKNRRGDIPLLISHILKRLCATRDTTVEKISNDALEVLLNHDYPGNVRELENIIEHALIVCQDKMIEHHHLPLSLQDDLSSRLPDDKSSFEKNIEYSEKTLILNALQKHNWNKGKTASALDMNRSTLWRKMKKYNIFS comes from the coding sequence ATGGATGACATTTTCCTTCATTACCGCCAGCTCGGCGATCTTTTAGACACCTTTTCAATGGGGGTTATGGTCGTGGGGCCGGATCGCAAGATCATTTCTTTGAATCACTCTGCCGAAATTATTACCGGGTACAATGAATCGGATTTGCGCGGCCAATACTGCAGCCAGGTGTTGCTTGACCCGCTGTGCGGCGGCGAATGCTATTACCTGGATGCTGTTGAAAGCGGTCGTCAAACCGGCAGTGTCGATTTTGAGGTCAGCGACAGCCAGACCGGCAAGCACAATATTACGCGGATTATCACACCCATTTTTGGACCGGACCAGACCCCATTGGGGTGTATTGAAGTTTTTCAGGATCATACCGTCTTTAAAGATCTGCTTGAACGCGTGCGACACGATGATCGACGGCTGAAAATTATTCTGGACAACCTCGATATTGGCGTTCTGACAGTTGATCGCGGCGGGCATATCACGTTTTTCAATAACCGGGCCGAAACTATCAGCGGCTTCAACCGCGGCAATGTGCTGGGAAAATCCTGCAGTACCATATTTGGCAAAACCGCCTCCCATGAAATGGTGCTGTTTGAGGAAACCATTGCCGACGGACAAGCACGTTCAACCGCTGAAGGGGAAATCAAGACCCGCGATGGACAGGCCATACCCATCAGAGCCAATTTCATGGCGCTTAAAAATGAGGATGGCCGCATTGTCGGCGGACTGGCGACGATTTCGGATCTATCATTGAAATATCAATTCAACAGTGAAATAAGAGGCCGCTATACGTTTTACGATATGGTCGGAAAGGATCCGGCCATGCAACAGATTTTTGAGATTGTACCGGTTGTCGCGGCCAGTGACGCCACCGTTCTGATTGAAGGCCCCACCGGCACCGGCAAAGATGTATTGGCCAGGGTCATTCACAATGCCAGTAAGCGCTCGAAAAAACCGCTGGTCAAAGTCAACTGCGCAGCATTGCCGGATAATTTGCTGGAATCCGAAATGTTTGGCTATGTCAAAGGCGCTTTTACCGGAGCAGACAAAGACAAACCGGGGCGATTTCAGGAAGCGGATCGCGGCACCATTTTTTTGGACGAAATCGGTGATTTGCCTTTATCGCTGCAGGCCAAACTGCTGAGGGTTCTGGAAGACAAGGAATTTTATCCGCTGGGCAGCCGCAAGACCACCCGGGTGGATGTTCGCATTATATCCGCGACCAACCAGAATCTTGAGCAGTTGGTCAGAGAAAAGCGATTCCGCGAAGATTTGTTCTACCGGTTGAATGTGATGCGTCTGGATTTGCCTGCATTGAAAAATCGGCGGGGTGACATCCCGCTACTCATTTCCCATATTCTAAAGCGCCTGTGTGCGACCCGGGACACGACCGTTGAAAAAATTTCAAACGACGCGCTGGAAGTGCTGTTAAACCATGATTATCCCGGAAACGTCAGAGAATTGGAAAACATCATCGAACATGCCTTGATCGTCTGTCAGGATAAAATGATTGAGCATCATCATTTACCGCTATCCCTTCAGGATGATCTGTCATCCCGCTTGCCCGACGATAAGTCGTCCTTTGAGAAAAATATTGAATACAGCGAGAAAACCCTGATTTTAAATGCCCTGCAAAAACACAACTGGAATAAAGGCAAGACCGCTTCTGCGCTCGATATGAACCGATCCACCTTGTGGCGCAAGATGAAAAAATACAATATTTTCAGCTAA